The window AATTTTAGCAGCAGGAACTTCTTCACCTGACAAATAGAGGTCTATAATCTCTTCGTCTTCCTCGCCAGCAGCTTCCAGCATCTTTTCCCGCCATGGCTCCAAGACATCAATCTCGTCATCACTCAAATCTGAAGCGATACATTTTTCGCCATTGGTCGCAGGGTCGAATTCTAACCTCTTCATTTCAATCAAATCAAAGATGCCTTTAAATTCATCACCCTCCCCATCAGGATACTGAATCGGAATGGCATTAGCGCCGAGCTTAGATCGAATGGAGTTCACTACCGCTTCAAAATCCGCACCCAATCTGTCCATCTTGTTTACAAAAGCCAGCTTGGGAACATGGTAGGATTCAGACTGACGCCAAACGGTCTCAGACTGAGGTTCGACTCCGCTAACACCACAAAAAACACCTACGGCACCATCCAACACACGCAACGAACGCTCTACTTCAATAGTAAAATCAACATGCCCAGGTGTATCAATAATATTGATCATGCATGGATCCCACTGACATGAGGTCACAGCAGAAGTAATTGTGATACCTCGCTCTTGCTCCTCGGGCATATAGTCCATAGTGGCAGTTCCTTCATGAACTTCGCCGATACGATGTATCTTACCAGAATAGTAAAGAATTCTTTCGGTTAAAGTTGTCTTGCCAGCATCAATATGCGCAATAATTCCGATATTGCGAAGGTTCGAAAGAACCTTCGCCGAGGGGGCATTGGATTTGCTCACGTCAACCTCTGATAGTCCAAGCGGTGGAATGAAACTGGAAAAGTTCAGGGTGGAGATCAGGCCAGACCCAGCATCCTTCCTGTCCTGGTCCTAAAACAACCTTAGCCTTAGCCAAGGCAAGATCCATACGAATGGCAGGAAGATATGCAACGTCAATAATGGCTTCTAAAAAATCATCAAAGACATCGCCTTCATAAGAAAAATTGTCTGCTGGAAGTTCGGTTTCTGCACCAAAAACACTAAAAACAATATCAGGATGGGTGAATGCCAGCGCTTCGAGATCAAAAGTATGTGCATCGTCCATCCAAACAGCAGCAGCACGGGTAAATCTCGGACGCCAAAAAGCAATACGAGAAGCTGATTGCAATTCGCTTGTCTTGATAACTGCGGCCTTTGGTCCAAGTACGGTCACAGCACCAGTATGACCTGAATCTCTTAGTTCATTAAACAGACGCCTGGCCTGAGCTTCAGAAACATCTACTACAAACTCCTGCCCAGCTAACTCCAATCCAGTAAGCACAGCTTTACGCCATGGCCCACCAGCTACACGAGCTGCCAACACATTTTTTACTCCTCCAGCAAGAGCAGGAACTAAAGCGGACAACAGGCGAGCAGGAGAGAGAAGACTCCCATCAAATAGAACTACAGCGAAATCGACAGCATCAAAAGTGGTTTTGCTTTCAAAGCCAGATAGCCATTGCCGCGACACAGTCCCTGCGATGTCTTTACGCGGACCGTACCAGTCATATAGCCGAGCAATACTGGTCTTCATCAACGCACGGTTATGGTCGGCGATGTCGTCATAAGCCATCGCAAAAAGATCGTCATCAGGGACGAGTTCATTTATCCAATCGGGAAAAGAGAACCGTGAGTTTTTCATACATCTAAAAAAGGCGGCCCGAAGACCGCCTGTTGTTTATAACCATTCCTTGAGCCAAAGAAGCCAACTCTCCTGAATTCTCAGGCGCTCTTCTTCGGATAACGTCTTTTGGTACTCATAGTAGGAGTACTCAGCACGCTTACGCGCATAGTCACGCAAGTCTGGGACGTCTGAGAAATTCTCCACTACATACTGATATCGATGCCACGCTGGGCCATACTTTTCAGTACGCCAGAAGAAATCTGCCACATACACTTCGTGCTCAGCCAAAATTCGGCGACTTTTTACAATCAACTCTTTGGCGGGCTCAACCCACTTGGAATCCGGATACGTATCAACTAACCGGTAAAAGTACTCCAACCCTTCCTTAATGTTCTCCTGCCTGCGGTCGATGGATTTGAACAAATTGTAGTTAGAGTTACCGATTTGATAGATAACGTATGGGATCTCCTCGTTACTAGGGTGAAGCGCTTCAAACTCCTTGTAGGCATCAAGGGCCTGAAGATACTTTTCTCCAAGGAAATATGCATCTCCCAAAGCCAATTCTGCTTTCATCGCATATGGACTGAAGGGGAAACGATCTTTCAACTTGGAAAAGTAATCTTGGGCATCTTCATAATCTTTTTCACCCATCGCATCCATGCCTGCTTCGAACAATTCCTGCGCAGTATCCTCGGGAGGTGGCAGGAAATACTGGTCAAGCAAAGCACAACCGGACAAAGCCCAAAGAATGAGCATAGAGATTAAAGCGTACTTAAAACGCATGGAACCCTCTAGCTATCCAGTTGTTCGAGATAAGTGAATGCAGAGTTGGCAGCAGTGGCTCCATCACCTACGGCAGAAGCTACCTGTCGGCACATCTTGGAGCGAATGTCACCTGCGGCGAACACACCCGGAATATTGGTGACCATTTCTACATCAGTAATCACACCATTCCTGTTCTTTTCAACCGTATCGGGGACAAAGTCCATAATTGGCTCAAAACCAACGAAAATAAAGGTGCCGTCCACCTTGAGTTCTGATGTCTCACCGGTATCAACTTGACGTAAAGCCAAAGTCTCCACGTCTGTTTCACCCTGAATCTCGTCAACCACAGTATTGCGGATAACTTTGATCTTCTCGTGGGTAAAACACTTATCCTGATAGCAGGCAAGGCCGCGAAACTCGTCACGTCGATGAATCAAGTAAACTTTGTTCACCAGACGAGCCAAATACAGAGCTTCCTCAAGGGCAGAATTACCACCGCCAATGACGGCAACGTCTCTTTCACGAAAGAAGTTTCCGTCACACAAGGCACAATAGGACACGCCCCGCCCTAACAGACGTTCTTCACCCGGAATGCCTAGCTTGCGATAACGAGAGCCAGTTGCCAAAATGATAGCCTTGGCCTGAACATCCTCATCCCCAACTTTAATTGTGTGAATGGGATCCCCAAACTCAATGTCGCGAACCTCATCAGAGATGCGGTCCAGCGGATATTCCTCAAGGTGTGCCGTAAACTTGTCAGCAAGCTCCCAGCCCTGGAGGCCGGTCGGAAAACCAGGGTAGTTCTCAATTTCCGAGGTCATGAGAACCTGGCCACCGGGAGAAAGCTTCTCGATCATGGCGGTTTTTACACCGGCACGCAAAAGATAAAGGGCAGCCGTCATTCCTGCCGGGCCGCCCCCTATGACTACGGCGTCATAAGATTTCATTTATTACAGCGCCTTCTTGGTGATCATTTCCTTGATGCTGCTCTTGGAGACAGCGCCAGTGGACTGGTCCACAACCTCGCCGTCCTTGAACAAAATCAGGGTCGGGATAGCGCGGATGCCGTACTTACCGGGGGTAGCGGAGTTCTCATCAACATTCATCTTCACGATCTTGATCTGACCAGAATATTCCTCAGCCAGCTCGTCGATGACCGGTCCCATTGCACGGCAAGGACCGCACCACGGAGCCCAGAAATCGATGAGGACAGGGACATCACTCTGCAACACTTCCTGTTCGAAATTACCGTCCGTGATCTGATTAGCCATATGAATCTCCTTTTTTACGGCTCAGCCGCTGTATTCTCAGGGAATCCAAAGCTCTTGGTCTGCCAAGAGCATATGTTCCAACAATTTATACAAAATAGGTCTCGAGGTACACCCCTGTCAAGAACATGCGGTGTATAATCTACGCTTGAATGATATTTTTGCCAACAGTCCAATCCAAAGGCACAACTCTACCACGTGGAATAGCTTCCAAATCCAGTGAATGACTATACCCGGCCTTAGACAGAAGGTGTCCTGCATAGGCTATCATGGCACCATTGTCGGTACATAATGACAGGTTAGGCAAAGTCAACCGCAACCGTTTCTTATCCGCAACACCAGCCATGGTTTCTCGAATCATGGAGTTAGCAGCAACACCGCCGGCAACGATAAGACTCTTTACAGGTCCTGCAGTCTTGAGTGCGCGCTCAACCTTAATACGCAAAGTGTCTGCCACGCTCCAGTTAAAGGAGGCGCAAACGCGTGCCAGATTTTCTCGACGCTCCCCAGACAATGCAGAGACAGCTGCAAAATCTGCCATTTCCTCAAACACTAGTTCCTGATGCTTATTCACATAGTTGGCAACAGCAGTTTTAAGACCACTGAAGCTGAAATCAAGACTAGGGTTGTCGATGAATGCTCGAGGAAATAACTTTGTGTCAGGCTCGGCCTCACGTCCTAGCTCATCAATAAAGCGTCCACCTGGATAAGGGAAATTCAATACTTTAGCGACCTTATCAAAAGCCTCACCTGCGGCATCGTCCAAGGTCCTTCCAAGGAGATCAAACTCAAGAGGTGACTCAATACGATAAGTATGGGTGTGCCCACCAGAAACCAATAAACCAACTGCGGGAAATACCAACTCTTCAACCAACCCTGGGGCTAATAAATGAGCCCAAAGATGGTTAACCCCCACAAGTGAAGCCCCGGTAGATAAGCTCAAACTTTTAGCGAAGCTTACGCCTACCAACAAACTACCTAACAATCCCGGCCCTCGGGCCACTGCAATATTGTCGATATCTTCGGGAGCCACTCCATGTTCACCAAGGAGCTCTTTGAACAAACGGGGCAATACACGCAAGTGTTCACGGGATGCAATTTCCGGCACCACGCCCCCAAAAAGCGCATGAACATCTATCTGCGTAGCCAGTTTCTCACCCAGCAATTTTCCATCGCGGACCAAAGCCACGGCGGTTTCGTCGCAGGAAGTTTCGATTCCCAGAGTCAGCATTATTTGTTCTTCTTAATCTTGCGCTCGGCTTCGTAGATTTCCTTAACCATCTGCACATCGTTATACGAACCGCAGAAGAAAGGTGCACGCTGATGCAGATGTTCAGGCTCGATATCAAGAATCCTGTTGATTCCGTCAGTAGCCATCCCCCCTGCCTGCTCAACGATGAAGGCCATGGGGTTGCACTCACACGTAAGACGAAGCTTTCCAGAAGGCTTCTTAGGATCTCGCAAATCTGCTGGATACATGAAGATTCCGCCGTAAAGCAAATTACGATGAAAATCGGCAACTAAGGAACCAATGTAACGTGCGCTAAATGGTTTGCGCAGCGCATTCTTGGGAGATTTGAAATAGGCCAGCGCCTTTTTGGTGTCACGATCCCAGTATCTCTCATAGCCCTCGTTAACAGAATAAATCTTACCCTGCTCCGGAATTCTGATATTGGGGTGAGACAAAATGAACTCCCCAACACTGGGGTCGAGGGTAAAACCATGCACTCCATCACCCGAAGTAAAGATAAGCATCGTCGAAGAACCATAAAGAATATAGCCAGCGGCGACCTGCTCAGAACCCTTCTGGAGCACATCGCTCGCCATAAGAGATCCATCTGAAGGCGACTTGCGCTTGTAGATAGAAAAGATGGTTCCAATGTTAACGTTTACATCGATGTTGGAGGAGCCATCGAGAGGATCGAAAATAATAATATAATCACCACGAGGCAACGTTTCAGGGACCTCAATGATGTCGGCATTTTCTTCAGAAGCCATGGCACAGAGCACACCAGAACGAGCAAGGCGATGAATAAGAATACGATTGGCGTATTCATCCAACTTTTTCACCTCTTCGCCTTGAACATTGACGTCACCCGTGAAACCGAGAACGTCTACCAGACCGGCTTTGTTTACTGCGCGAGAAATAATTTTGGCCGATAATACCAACTCGTTGAACAAGCGAGTAAACTGACCAGTGGCTCCCGGCACCATTTTCTGGTGCAGGAGAATGTGTTCGGTAACCGTAACCTGCTGGGGCATCGTCACTTCCTTTGAACGGATAAGCATATATCAAAAAGAACTAGAAAGGCCACCAAATGGAATCGGCGTCAGCTTTGGGATCGACGCTCTCCGTGGCATATACGTAAGGATCTTTACCCACGTAACGAACAAGCCAAGTATAGAACTTGTCCCCTACCTTTACCTGGCCTTGCACATTATCGGCAAGAATTTCATCCCAAGGCACGGCTAGCAAGCCTTCTTTGTCAACATCTGCACCACGCGACCACACTCCACCACCTGGATGAATGATTACAAGTTCCTTAGGATCAGGACACAGGGTCAATAATGTACGCGGATCAAAACCGACGCCTATAAGGCCTCGAAAATCTGTATCTTTAAAGTAGGGACGACCAATATACAATTCCGGCCCTAGGTCGTTATAATCAACGACCGTAAGCAGATGAATATCACGCCATACACCTTCGAAAACCAATGGCTTGGTAATTCGTTTCACAGGGATGGCAGGCTGCATGAACATGATAATACCGTTCTCATCCGTAACGATTACACGGTTCACCCAAGGAAACCGGGCTCGTAACAAATCAAGCCAGTCAACCCCGGGCAAAGTATCAGTATCGTCAACGTAGCGAGCAAGGGAAGTAAGAGGACCATCAACAGGAGTAAAAAGAGATGCCAGCTTTTCCTGATTAGGATTGTCGAACTGATAACGGTTAGTGTCGATGGTCGGCGGGGGATCAATGTATTCTTTGGTGGAATCCCACGTTTCACCCATGTAGTCTGAAGTGCTTTGCCATGCACTGCACCCTGCAAAAAGGAACAGAGAGGTCAGCACCAACATATGTATGTATTTCATAAAATTATCTTTCATAATAAAAAAACAACGGGCATCCGTCCAAACGATGCCCGTCGTCATTTGGTGGCTTGCTTAATTTCGAACCCGAGCTTCAAAGCGGGCAGCTAAAGTCTCCAACGTACTAATCAGACGATTCTTGGCATGTACGCTGAAAGCATCTTCACGCTCGACAGACTCATAGGAATCGCTTTCGCGCCCTTCAAGCTCCGCGATACGCTTGGTTAACTCATCACGACGTTCGTCGGAAACCGATGAATGCAACAATTCCCGATAAATTTCTAGTGCTCCCTGAACATCTCCCTGAGATGCGAGCAGGTCAGCCATTGTTTTAGTACGAAACGACCCCATACCGGGACGGGCATATTCAGCCTCACCCTTTTCAAAATCATCTTCTGGAACAACATCCATGCATTGTAAATAAGAGGGCGGCGGAGTATCCGTTGGGGGTGGGAGCGGTGCTCCTACCAAACGATCAGCCAGCGTGGATATACCTTCGAAAACCACATCGGTCCACTTGATAGTATCCCCTTTCAAATTGGAAGAAACAAGCATCAAGAATACTGCAAGGTCACGCTTATCTTCGGGCAAACTACGCGCCCATCCACGCCAAAATGCAGGATAGTCCTTAAGCGGATTGATTACACGAGCGAGTTGATCATGCACTTCTTCTTCGCGGCCCAATTCTGTCAGAAGTTCCACCAACAACATTCGCGCTTCAAGGTAATCAGGATGTCGATCCAATCCCTTTTGGAGGGTAATGACGGCATCTTCAGGCAAACCA of the Pseudodesulfovibrio sp. zrk46 genome contains:
- the trxA gene encoding thioredoxin, with amino-acid sequence MANQITDGNFEQEVLQSDVPVLIDFWAPWCGPCRAMGPVIDELAEEYSGQIKIVKMNVDENSATPGKYGIRAIPTLILFKDGEVVDQSTGAVSKSSIKEMITKKAL
- the tsaD gene encoding tRNA (adenosine(37)-N6)-threonylcarbamoyltransferase complex transferase subunit TsaD, which gives rise to MLTLGIETSCDETAVALVRDGKLLGEKLATQIDVHALFGGVVPEIASREHLRVLPRLFKELLGEHGVAPEDIDNIAVARGPGLLGSLLVGVSFAKSLSLSTGASLVGVNHLWAHLLAPGLVEELVFPAVGLLVSGGHTHTYRIESPLEFDLLGRTLDDAAGEAFDKVAKVLNFPYPGGRFIDELGREAEPDTKLFPRAFIDNPSLDFSFSGLKTAVANYVNKHQELVFEEMADFAAVSALSGERRENLARVCASFNWSVADTLRIKVERALKTAGPVKSLIVAGGVAANSMIRETMAGVADKKRLRLTLPNLSLCTDNGAMIAYAGHLLSKAGYSHSLDLEAIPRGRVVPLDWTVGKNIIQA
- the fbp gene encoding class 1 fructose-bisphosphatase, with translation MPQQVTVTEHILLHQKMVPGATGQFTRLFNELVLSAKIISRAVNKAGLVDVLGFTGDVNVQGEEVKKLDEYANRILIHRLARSGVLCAMASEENADIIEVPETLPRGDYIIIFDPLDGSSNIDVNVNIGTIFSIYKRKSPSDGSLMASDVLQKGSEQVAAGYILYGSSTMLIFTSGDGVHGFTLDPSVGEFILSHPNIRIPEQGKIYSVNEGYERYWDRDTKKALAYFKSPKNALRKPFSARYIGSLVADFHRNLLYGGIFMYPADLRDPKKPSGKLRLTCECNPMAFIVEQAGGMATDGINRILDIEPEHLHQRAPFFCGSYNDVQMVKEIYEAERKIKKNK
- a CDS encoding tetratricopeptide repeat protein; the protein is MTKKIEWYQEVLSLEPGSRVFFPLAKLFVENGLPEDAVITLQKGLDRHPDYLEARMLLVELLTELGREEEVHDQLARVINPLKDYPAFWRGWARSLPEDKRDLAVFLMLVSSNLKGDTIKWTDVVFEGISTLADRLVGAPLPPPTDTPPPSYLQCMDVVPEDDFEKGEAEYARPGMGSFRTKTMADLLASQGDVQGALEIYRELLHSSVSDERRDELTKRIAELEGRESDSYESVEREDAFSVHAKNRLISTLETLAARFEARVRN
- the trxB gene encoding thioredoxin-disulfide reductase; this encodes MKSYDAVVIGGGPAGMTAALYLLRAGVKTAMIEKLSPGGQVLMTSEIENYPGFPTGLQGWELADKFTAHLEEYPLDRISDEVRDIEFGDPIHTIKVGDEDVQAKAIILATGSRYRKLGIPGEERLLGRGVSYCALCDGNFFRERDVAVIGGGNSALEEALYLARLVNKVYLIHRRDEFRGLACYQDKCFTHEKIKVIRNTVVDEIQGETDVETLALRQVDTGETSELKVDGTFIFVGFEPIMDFVPDTVEKNRNGVITDVEMVTNIPGVFAAGDIRSKMCRQVASAVGDGATAANSAFTYLEQLDS
- a CDS encoding outer membrane protein assembly factor BamD: MRFKYALISMLILWALSGCALLDQYFLPPPEDTAQELFEAGMDAMGEKDYEDAQDYFSKLKDRFPFSPYAMKAELALGDAYFLGEKYLQALDAYKEFEALHPSNEEIPYVIYQIGNSNYNLFKSIDRRQENIKEGLEYFYRLVDTYPDSKWVEPAKELIVKSRRILAEHEVYVADFFWRTEKYGPAWHRYQYVVENFSDVPDLRDYARKRAEYSYYEYQKTLSEEERLRIQESWLLWLKEWL